The nucleotide window TGCGTTGTATATTTAGCGTTTTACGTTGTATTATTCACTTCTCCTAGTTCGGTCTTCTGTCCATGTCTGACGCCCAGCCCGCTGTCCCGCCTGACGAGGCCCGCCTCGCCGCCGAAATCGACCGGCTGAAAGTGGAATTCCCCAGAACGCGCGAGCTGTACCGCGAAGTCTGTGCGCTGCTGTTTTTCCGCTTCGGCCAGACGCCGACCGCCAACCGGCTGTACCAGCTGGTCCGCCGTGGCAGCATGGGCACGCCCGCGGCCGTGCTTGGCGAGTTCTGGACGGAGTTGCGCGAGAAAAGCCGGGTGCGCATCGAGCATCCCGACCTGCCCGCCGATCTTGGTGCTGCCGCTGGCGAGCTGGTGTCGACCCTCTGGGCCCGCGCCACCGCGTCAGCGCAGGCCGCGCTCGACGCGCTGCGCGACGAGGTCGAGGCGCAGCGCGTCGAGGCGCAGCAGGCGGTCGTCGCCGCGCGGGACGAGCTGGGACGCGTGGAGACCGCGCTCGAGCAGCGCACCGCGGCGCTGCTGGCCGCGCAGGTCGAGATACGGGATCTGGACAGGGCACACGCCGAAGGCCACGCGCAGCGACAGGCGCTGGCGGCAGAACTTGAGCGGATCCGCGCGGCGCTGGCGGCGCGCGATCGCGAGCTGGTGGAAGTGAGGGAAGGGTTTTCGGGTGAACTTGAAAAGCTGCGTGCCAGTGCCGATCTGGCAGAAGATCGACTGCGGGCAGCCGAGAAACGTGCGCTGCTCGAGATCGAGCGTGAACGGGTTGCCAGCGCGCGCCTCCAGAAAGAACTGGTGGCCACCACGCGAAAGGGCGAGCAGGGCGAGACGCGGCATCGCAGCGAACTGCAGACCCTGCAGGCACAGCTCACGAATGCACGGCACCAGGCCGGCGTCCTTGAGGGCAACCTGGCAGCCGTCCGTGACGCCAGCGCCGGCTACGCGCAAGAGCTCGGGATGCTGCGACAGCAGATGACGGGGGCGGTCGTCCCGCGCAGCTCAGGTCGCAAGGGTGGGGCTGTCACGGTACCCGCCCGCAAGCAGCCTCGTGCGACCCGCAAGGCGGCATCGGCGAAGAAGCCGGGATAAGCGCATGAACCCGACCGCCCGGAAAAGGAAGAAGGCCGTCTGCCCACCGATCGGCGCGCTGATGCGGTATCGCGATCGCATCGTGCGCGTGATCGCCGAAGCCAGCGGTCAACGCGCGGTGATCGAGTCGGTCGACGTCAATGGCCGGTCGTTCCGCAGCGTGGTGAAATGGGCTAATCTGGCCGGTCTGAACGATCAACTCTTCTGACGCTGACCATCATGCAGCTCGACATCTTCGCCGACAGCCGCGACGTCATGCTCCGCAACGATGTGCTGGATGCCCTCCACCGGCGCGATGCAGTCTCTGCCCGGCAGGCCTGGCAGAGACTGGCAGGCGAATTTCCCGAGGACGACACCCTGGCCGGGCTGGCGACATTGATCGATGTGCTCGAGGGCGATTTCGCCACGCCGTTCGCCGATCATCCGGCGCTGGCTGCCGCCTGTGGCCGCCTCAATGATGAGGTTGAACCGGCGGCGCGGCGGTTACTGGGCGACGCGCCCGGACGGGCGTGGGTGGCGTCATGCTGGCGGATGATCGCGCAGCAGGCCGCGGCCCTGCCGTTTCGCGCTGACGTCAGTGACCTTCACGCGGCGCCGCTCTGGCTGCGCGCGGGCGACTGGGACGAGGCCAGACGGGCCGTCGAGCGGATCGAGTCGTGGCGCCGGATCCCGGCTCCACTGACGTGGATGGCAGAGGTGCGACATCGCGCGGATGGGCTGGAGTCTGCGTTGCCGTTGCTCACCGAACTCGCCTGGCTGTCACCTGGCCGCCTGGCTGGTCTGTTGCACCGGCTCGCCGACGCGTCAATCGACACGTTGCGCAGAAAGTTCGACGCGAATTTCGAGGGGGCTGGCCAGACCGCCGACCTCGCGTGGTTTCCCGCCTGGGTGTTGATCGAAAAGCCAGGACTGGCACCGCTCCTGCGTGACGCGCAGCCGTCGCGCCAGACGGCCCCGGAGCGGGCGACGCGGCTGCTGCTGCAGATCCTCAGCCTCGAGCGTCAGGGCAGCCAGCATGAACTCGTGGAGCGCCGCAAGGCGCTGCGCGACCTGCATGCCGGCCTGTACGCCGCTTATATGAAGACGCGCTGACACGGGCATGCCTGAAGTTGATGACCCGTCCAACCGCTCACAGGTGGACATTCCCGGCCCGGTTCCGACGCGGTGCGTCTGGCCGGAAATCTGCGCTGCCGATCCAGCGTCTCAAGGCAGTCGTCGCGGAAATTCGCAGGCTGCCCGAAGGGAGCCTGTTGTCGCGGCCGATGGCGCCGTGTCTTTGCTCGGGAAGCTTT belongs to Burkholderia sp. GAS332 and includes:
- a CDS encoding replication region DNA-binding N-term, with product MSDAQPAVPPDEARLAAEIDRLKVEFPRTRELYREVCALLFFRFGQTPTANRLYQLVRRGSMGTPAAVLGEFWTELREKSRVRIEHPDLPADLGAAAGELVSTLWARATASAQAALDALRDEVEAQRVEAQQAVVAARDELGRVETALEQRTAALLAAQVEIRDLDRAHAEGHAQRQALAAELERIRAALAARDRELVEVREGFSGELEKLRASADLAEDRLRAAEKRALLEIERERVASARLQKELVATTRKGEQGETRHRSELQTLQAQLTNARHQAGVLEGNLAAVRDASAGYAQELGMLRQQMTGAVVPRSSGRKGGAVTVPARKQPRATRKAASAKKPG